CAACAAGCTGCGCCAGTGCTTAGTCGCAATCTCTTTAAACGAAACCTTCGGACCTTCCTGTAGACCCTGACGATCGCCCTGCTCCAGTTTATCCACGTGCTGCTGGAACGCCGGCGTCTCTTCCAGCGCATGACGCAGGTACAGACCAATCAGCCCTAATGGTAGCGCCAGGAAGAACGGAATACGCCAGCCCCACTCAAGGAAATTTTCCTCGCCGACGACGGTTGAAATCAGAACCACCACGCCCGCACCCAGCACAAACCCGGCAATCGAGCCGAAGTCCAGCCAACTGCCCATAAATCCACGCTTACGGTCCGGCGAATATTCCGCGACAAAAATCGACGCCCCGGTGTACTCTCCGCCGACCGAGAATCCCTGTGCCATCTTACACAGCAGCAGCAGAATCGGCGCCCAGATACCAATCGAGGCATACGAGGGAATAAGACCGATACAGAAGGTACTTATCGACATAATCACAATGGTGATAGCCAGTATCTTCTGACGACCGTATTTATCGCCGAGCATACCGAAGAACAATCCGCCAAGCGGTCGAATCAGAAAGGGAACAGAGAAGGTAGCGAGTGCAGCAACCATCTGCACGCTGGGGTCAGCCCCCGGGAAGAACACTTTACCTAATGCGTAAGCAACAAATCCATAAACACCAAAATCGAACCATTCCATCGCATTACCTAACGACGCTGCGGTAATGGCTTTTCGCAATTTACCGTCATCAATGATGGTAACGTCGCGCAGCGTTATCGGTTTTATTTTTTTCCTTTTTAGCATACTCGTCCTCATAGACTTAGCCCTGTCACGCTCCAGTTCGAGTCCCCCAACGCCCATGCGTCAAGGTCATCACCGAGCGGGGAACGCACAGGCGCATTCCCTGTAACAAGCGTAGCAGGTTTACTTACACTGACGAGAAACGCACAGTACAACCGAACCTGTTGACGCCTGATTGGGCGGTTAATGACCTCTTTACCCTAACAGCGTTTAAATTTGTGATCAACTTCACATATGGTTTTTCATTTCGTCAACATGCGTAAATTAGGTCATTCTTAGTCATCTTTTTTACATGTAACGCTTGTGATTTACTGACAATTAAATACAAGAATAAATCGCTTTATTGCACCAACAATCACAGCGGTCATTATTATTCTGCTAGCAAAAAAAACACCTAATCCCTTCACAAAAAGATCACAGCTTTTTTAATAATCAGAGCGACCGGGAACTTTTGCTCGGAATATGTGATGAAGATAACTAAAACATCGTTTTATTTTGATTGAATCAACGTTCCCATGAATGCAAACTAATTCCAGACGCAATATCCCTGGGAGCAGCAACACGCTCAATGTATGCCGCGTTAGATTTTATAAAACAAAGAGATAGCGATTTTCTTTGTTAAGAGAAACCAGTAACTATTTGAATTTATTAATTTTTACCCTCTTGCGCTAGTGTTAGCGGCGACAAGACATGAGGACGTTTATGAAAATTAAAGCCACGATTGAACGCATCCCCGGCGGAATGATGTTGATTCCTCTGTTATTAGGCGCAGTGTTAAATACGTTAGCTCCGGATACCGGTGCGTATTTCGGTTCGTTTACCAAAGGAATGATCAGCGGAACGGTACCGATTCTGGCAGTGTGGTTTTTTTGTATCGGCGCATCTATTGATTTACGGGCAACCGGCACGGTATTACGCAAGTCCGGTACGCTGGTAATAACCAAAATAGCCGTGGCGTGGGTAGTGGCAATGATTGCGGCTTCATTTATTCCTGATACCGGTATTCAAACCGGGTTCTTTGCAGGCCTCTCAGTTTTGGCAATTGTCTCCGCAATGGACATGACCAACGGTGGTTTGTACGCCAGCCTGATGAACCAGTACGGCACCAAAGAAGAGTCTGGCGCATTTGTGTTGATGTCTCTGGAATCCGGCCCGTTAATGACCATGGTGATCCTCGGCTCCGCGGGTCTGGCCTCCTTCGAGCCACACCATTTCATCGGCGCGGTATTACCGTTCCTGATTGGCTTTACATTAGGCAACCTGGATCATGACCTGCGTTCTTTCTTCAGCAAAGCCACACCGGTGCTGATCCCGTTCTTCGGCTTCGCATTGGGTAACACCATTAACCTGAGCGTAATCGTTGATACCGGTCTGCTGGGTATCTTGCTGGGTGTCGCGGTTATCGTCATCACCGGTATCCCGCTGATTATTGCAGACCGTGTTATTGGTGGCGGGAACGGTACGGCAGGCGTGGCAGCCTCTTCAGCAGCAGGCGCTGCGGTGGCAAACCCGGTGATTATCGCCCAGATTAACCCGGCGTTCGAACCGGTTGCCGCATCCGCTACGGCGCTGGTTGCCGCCAGCGTAATTGTCACCGCCATTCTGGTGCCGATTATCACCGCGCTGTACGCCAAACGTTTTAATAAAAACCTGGTCGCCAACGAGACGGTGGCCACCCCGGCAGACTCTCTGCACCACTAACTCTGTCTTAGCCCCACTGACCGTCCCTGCTCAATTGATGAGTAGGGACGGTGCAAAAATCTCCTCAACCATCGCATCAGCCAGTCGTTTCGCCGAACACAATCGCGGCATTCCTAACGCCACATTTTGCCAACGCTGCGTCACCGACCAGCTCACCGGATGACGCTGCGCATCGCACCAGTCGCCTAACCAGCTCAGCATATCGTTATACTCGCCCGATCCGCCGACAACTGGCGTGCTGAGCCAATGATGATAGTAATGACGCGTAGCAGGCGCCGCATTCACGCTGTCCGCCAACGCCTGAGCGGCCATGGTTCGCAGGTTGTCTTTTAGCATTAACACCACATCGGCATTCGCTAACCGGCAGGCGTCACCGAAGGCTCCCCAGCGCAACTCCTCCAGCGCAACAAAACAGCGTCCAGGTAACGACCAACCGTCATATGCGCCAGCCCGCCAGCGGGTAAAAATTTGTTCGCTGTGTTCGCCCGCCTGAACCGTCAGGCCACGCTGGGTCAGCGCCTTCTCTTTATACGCAGCGCGTTGGGTAAACCAGTCAGTCAGTGAATTTATTTGTTGTAAAAGACCGGGGGTTGAAAGCCCACGCGGGTGTTCGGTTTGTTGTAAAAACTTCAGCCCTTCGGCAATACGCACCAGCGCCAGATGGCCTGGGTCGATCATGCCCGCCAACTTTTCTACCAGCTTAAGACGCATCACCAGATGCTCGCTGGACACTCCCGCCATCACCCACGCCCGCAGTTGTGTCTGGGATAACACCTCCTGCGTCAGACGCGCACGCAACCGCTGCTGCTGTTGCAGAAAACCGCCGGAACGTTTGGTTTCATCTCCCTGAACCAGATCGACCATAAACTTCGGGTAGACACACTCCAGCGTCCTCCCGGGGCCTTCCAGTAAAACGTTAGTCATGTGTGCTCGGTTGCAAAAAGGGTATTGATATCGTCACGCAGCAAACGGGAATCTTCATAAAGCCATGCCGCAATCGTAATGCGCTGCTGCAATTGCTCATTCATTGCATTCACCGCGGATTCATTTTGTTGGCGTA
This window of the Citrobacter freundii ATCC 8090 = MTCC 1658 = NBRC 12681 genome carries:
- the kdgT gene encoding 2-keto-3-deoxygluconate transporter is translated as MKIKATIERIPGGMMLIPLLLGAVLNTLAPDTGAYFGSFTKGMISGTVPILAVWFFCIGASIDLRATGTVLRKSGTLVITKIAVAWVVAMIAASFIPDTGIQTGFFAGLSVLAIVSAMDMTNGGLYASLMNQYGTKEESGAFVLMSLESGPLMTMVILGSAGLASFEPHHFIGAVLPFLIGFTLGNLDHDLRSFFSKATPVLIPFFGFALGNTINLSVIVDTGLLGILLGVAVIVITGIPLIIADRVIGGGNGTAGVAASSAAGAAVANPVIIAQINPAFEPVAASATALVAASVIVTAILVPIITALYAKRFNKNLVANETVATPADSLHH
- the proP gene encoding glycine betaine/L-proline transporter ProP, translating into MLKRKKIKPITLRDVTIIDDGKLRKAITAASLGNAMEWFDFGVYGFVAYALGKVFFPGADPSVQMVAALATFSVPFLIRPLGGLFFGMLGDKYGRQKILAITIVIMSISTFCIGLIPSYASIGIWAPILLLLCKMAQGFSVGGEYTGASIFVAEYSPDRKRGFMGSWLDFGSIAGFVLGAGVVVLISTVVGEENFLEWGWRIPFFLALPLGLIGLYLRHALEETPAFQQHVDKLEQGDRQGLQEGPKVSFKEIATKHWRSLLACVGLVIATNVTYYMLLTYMPSYLSHNLHYSEDHGVLIIIAIMIGMLFVQPIMGLLSDRFGRRPFVIMGSIALFVLAIPAFILINSNVIGLIFAGLLMLAVILNCFTGVMASTLPAMFPTHIRYSALAAAFNISVLIAGLTPTLAAWLVESSQNLMMPAYYLMVIAVVGLITGVTMKETANQPLKGATPAASDIQEAKEILGEHYDNIEQKIEDIDQEIAELQVKRTRLVQQHPRIDE
- a CDS encoding diguanylate cyclase regulator RdcB family protein, with the protein product MTNVLLEGPGRTLECVYPKFMVDLVQGDETKRSGGFLQQQQRLRARLTQEVLSQTQLRAWVMAGVSSEHLVMRLKLVEKLAGMIDPGHLALVRIAEGLKFLQQTEHPRGLSTPGLLQQINSLTDWFTQRAAYKEKALTQRGLTVQAGEHSEQIFTRWRAGAYDGWSLPGRCFVALEELRWGAFGDACRLANADVVLMLKDNLRTMAAQALADSVNAAPATRHYYHHWLSTPVVGGSGEYNDMLSWLGDWCDAQRHPVSWSVTQRWQNVALGMPRLCSAKRLADAMVEEIFAPSLLIN